In a genomic window of Sulfurisphaera tokodaii str. 7:
- a CDS encoding ABC transporter substrate-binding protein: protein MKIYNEVLDEYVEVPRPIKKIVSLDPATTETLFMLGIGDRIIATDAFSYRPAEAKKIPKIGSYTHVNIEFLEKNKPDIIFSTTGAQKDLTKKLINMGYIVYPIGVATSISRILNNIIIIANVIGRLEEGRILYSSLINALSSFLRKSEKRPKVYLEFDLGGPITAGFPTHVSDAIYHVGGKNIFDNVEDAYFTPSPNDIISREPDVIIYEPKLYRDYEVDRFKKSLEERGLSALLNKPILVTKGDFLAHQGPSFITEGVKWLFFSLEPFFAKY, encoded by the coding sequence GTGAAAATTTATAATGAAGTATTAGACGAGTATGTTGAAGTTCCTAGACCTATAAAGAAAATTGTCAGTCTAGATCCAGCTACTACTGAAACTTTATTTATGCTAGGTATAGGTGATCGGATTATTGCTACTGACGCCTTCAGTTATAGACCAGCTGAAGCTAAAAAAATACCAAAGATTGGCAGCTATACTCATGTAAACATAGAATTTTTAGAGAAAAATAAGCCTGATATAATTTTCTCTACTACTGGTGCTCAAAAGGATTTAACGAAGAAGCTAATAAACATGGGATATATAGTTTATCCTATTGGTGTTGCTACGTCTATCTCAAGGATTCTAAATAACATTATTATCATTGCTAACGTTATAGGAAGATTAGAAGAAGGTAGAATACTTTACTCATCTTTAATTAATGCTTTATCTTCCTTCCTTAGAAAAAGTGAAAAAAGGCCTAAAGTTTATTTGGAGTTTGATCTTGGGGGACCAATAACTGCAGGTTTTCCTACTCATGTTAGTGATGCGATTTATCATGTAGGAGGAAAGAATATTTTCGATAATGTTGAAGACGCTTATTTTACTCCTTCTCCAAATGATATTATTTCACGCGAACCAGACGTAATAATTTATGAGCCTAAGCTATATAGAGATTATGAAGTTGATAGGTTTAAAAAGAGCTTAGAGGAAAGAGGTCTTTCTGCACTCTTAAATAAGCCAATTTTAGTTACAAAAGGTGATTTTTTAGCACATCAGGGACCTAGTTTTATAACTGAAGGTGTTAAATGGTTATTTTTTTCGCTTGAACCTTTTTTTGCTAAATATTGA
- the cimA gene encoding citramalate synthase — MFTKSVEVLDTTLRDGSQSANVSFTLNDKIRVALALDELGVDYIEAGWPGSNPKDEEFFKEIKKYSLAHARIAAFGSTRRKEFNAKEDPNLNAIIKSDVDVAVLFGKSWLLHVTDVLRIKPEDNLEIVYDSISYLKSHGLKVIFDAEHFYQGFKDNREYALKVLKTAEEAKVDVIALADTNGGTLPHEVYEITKVVVGEVRTKIGLHMHNDSGCAVANSLMGILAGARHVQGTINGIGERTGNADLIQIIPNLALKMGFNVLKGKESLKKLREVSRLVYELAGLHPNPYQPYVGDFAFTHKAGVHADAVMKVSRAYEHIDPSLVGNTRRFVISELSGTSNLVTYLENLGLKVDKKDERLKNALKKIKELENKGYSFDLAPSSAILVALKELGIYEKKINVEYWKVINESGNLSIAVVKVNGQLEVSEGVGPVNAVDLALRKALQKVYPEISNVKLTDYRVILPGEIKNTESVVRVTIEFTDGNVTWKTVGVSSSVIEASILALIDGLDYYLQYKKLKTLKNN; from the coding sequence GTGTTTACGAAATCTGTTGAGGTATTAGATACTACTTTAAGAGATGGTTCTCAATCAGCAAATGTTTCCTTTACTCTAAACGATAAAATAAGGGTTGCATTAGCGCTAGATGAATTAGGAGTTGATTATATAGAGGCTGGATGGCCTGGATCAAATCCTAAAGATGAGGAATTTTTCAAAGAGATTAAGAAATACTCCTTAGCACATGCTAGGATAGCGGCTTTTGGAAGTACTAGGAGGAAGGAATTTAATGCTAAAGAAGATCCCAATTTAAATGCTATAATAAAGTCCGATGTTGATGTTGCGGTATTATTCGGTAAATCATGGTTACTTCATGTAACTGATGTGTTAAGAATAAAGCCTGAAGACAATTTGGAAATTGTATATGATAGTATAAGCTATTTGAAATCTCATGGTCTCAAGGTAATATTTGATGCTGAGCACTTTTATCAAGGTTTTAAGGATAATAGGGAATACGCGTTAAAGGTTCTGAAGACTGCTGAAGAAGCAAAAGTGGATGTTATCGCGTTAGCAGATACTAACGGTGGAACTTTACCTCATGAAGTTTATGAGATAACTAAGGTAGTTGTGGGTGAGGTTAGAACTAAGATTGGATTACACATGCATAATGATTCCGGATGTGCTGTGGCAAATTCTTTAATGGGTATTTTAGCTGGAGCAAGGCATGTTCAAGGTACTATAAATGGTATTGGAGAAAGAACTGGAAATGCAGATTTAATTCAAATTATTCCAAACCTTGCATTGAAGATGGGATTCAATGTACTGAAAGGAAAAGAGAGTTTAAAGAAGTTAAGAGAAGTATCTAGGTTAGTTTATGAGTTAGCTGGATTGCATCCTAATCCTTATCAACCATATGTAGGTGATTTCGCGTTTACTCATAAAGCTGGTGTTCATGCAGATGCTGTAATGAAGGTTAGTAGGGCTTATGAGCATATAGACCCATCTCTAGTTGGAAATACTAGAAGGTTCGTTATATCAGAGTTATCTGGAACTTCTAACTTAGTGACATATTTAGAGAATCTAGGATTAAAAGTAGATAAGAAGGATGAAAGATTAAAGAATGCGTTAAAGAAGATAAAGGAGCTTGAAAATAAGGGTTATAGTTTCGATTTGGCTCCTTCATCAGCAATATTAGTTGCTCTGAAAGAACTGGGAATATATGAAAAGAAAATTAATGTTGAGTATTGGAAAGTTATAAATGAAAGTGGTAACTTATCAATTGCTGTAGTTAAAGTTAACGGGCAATTAGAGGTTTCAGAGGGAGTTGGTCCAGTAAATGCTGTAGATTTAGCTCTTAGGAAAGCATTACAAAAAGTATATCCAGAAATTTCTAACGTTAAATTAACTGACTATAGGGTCATTTTGCCTGGTGAAATAAAGAATACAGAAAGTGTAGTGAGAGTAACAATAGAGTTTACTGATGGCAATGTAACATGGAAAACTGTTGGTGTTTCTAGTAGTGTGATTGAAGCTAGTATATTAGCGTTAATTGACGGTTTAGATTATTATCTTCAGTACAAGAAGTTAAAAACCCTTAAGAATAATTAA
- a CDS encoding 4-hydroxybenzoate octaprenyltransferase, whose translation MQWDPGGATESKSKFYIYLRFLRIEQTFFSLPMAYMGAFVAIKKIPPIYILVLIFLSLFFLRTAGMTNDNLADREIDAKNPRTRSRPLVTGKISVKEAKIMIILSLIGFFVSAYFVNFYALILSPLVALVVMSYPYMKRYTAFANYQIATVQGLAVFSGAVASLGLYASSFSQLIIGIPWLFVISTIFWAVGFDLYNHIPDSEFDRQMGLHSFAVLLGNKALKFAGVNQILSVVLAFAGDYFYQLGYIGYSATVLHGLIMAYAYYLANKGDFGRAFYYNIYSSVVLGIGVILAVILH comes from the coding sequence ATGCAGTGGGATCCTGGAGGAGCGACAGAGAGTAAAAGTAAATTTTACATTTATTTAAGATTTCTCAGAATCGAGCAAACTTTCTTTAGTTTACCTATGGCTTACATGGGTGCTTTCGTAGCTATAAAGAAAATTCCTCCTATTTATATACTAGTTTTAATCTTCTTATCATTGTTCTTTTTAAGAACCGCTGGAATGACCAATGATAATCTTGCTGATAGGGAGATAGATGCTAAAAATCCTAGGACAAGGAGTAGGCCTTTGGTTACTGGGAAAATAAGTGTTAAGGAAGCTAAGATTATGATCATCTTATCGCTTATCGGCTTCTTTGTATCAGCATATTTTGTGAACTTCTATGCTTTAATTCTATCACCATTAGTTGCGTTAGTTGTAATGTCATATCCTTATATGAAAAGGTATACAGCATTCGCAAATTATCAGATTGCCACTGTTCAAGGATTAGCCGTATTTAGTGGAGCTGTAGCTTCGTTGGGATTATATGCGTCATCATTCTCTCAGCTTATAATTGGTATTCCATGGTTATTTGTAATTTCAACAATATTTTGGGCTGTAGGGTTTGATTTATATAACCATATACCGGACTCTGAGTTTGATAGACAAATGGGGTTACATAGTTTTGCTGTTCTTCTAGGAAATAAGGCTTTAAAATTTGCTGGTGTAAATCAAATACTTTCAGTAGTACTTGCTTTTGCTGGTGATTACTTTTATCAGCTCGGATATATAGGGTATTCAGCTACTGTCTTACATGGACTAATAATGGCTTACGCTTACTATTTAGCTAATAAGGGTGATTTCGGAAGAGCATTTTACTATAATATATATTCCTCTGTAGTTTTAGGAATAGGAGTAATACTAGCTGTTATTTTACATTAG
- a CDS encoding gamma-glutamylcyclotransferase gives MPYLFVYGSLRYGFELHHLLENSRFVGLAYTEGYKMYDLGSYPGVVKGDGIIYGEVYEVDDNTILLLDKVEDYRGRPDDLYIREKTKVYFDDKRRYYLSDVHIYVYNQDISGRDLIEEGDYSKYVRMPVILNYFAYAENTNEEILKQRGVKKILKKINAIASGYRMIFNIPCRWGYCANLIEDKDGKICGYIYIMIEDELNALDKAEQHLVKYMRDVIKVVDENGKEYYAYAYVSPDKENPKEPSKEYLNLILQGLNTDWGNRCMSTGLL, from the coding sequence ATGCCGTATCTTTTCGTATACGGCTCATTGAGATATGGTTTTGAATTACATCATTTATTAGAGAATTCAAGATTTGTAGGTCTAGCATATACTGAAGGTTACAAAATGTACGATCTTGGTAGCTATCCTGGTGTAGTAAAAGGGGATGGCATAATTTATGGAGAGGTTTATGAAGTTGACGATAATACTATATTACTCTTAGATAAAGTAGAAGATTATAGAGGTAGGCCAGATGACTTATATATAAGAGAAAAAACTAAAGTATATTTTGATGATAAAAGAAGATATTACCTTTCTGACGTACATATTTATGTTTATAACCAAGATATATCTGGAAGAGATCTAATAGAAGAAGGAGATTATTCAAAATATGTAAGAATGCCTGTTATTCTCAATTATTTCGCTTATGCTGAAAACACAAACGAAGAGATTCTTAAACAAAGAGGAGTAAAAAAGATACTCAAAAAAATTAATGCAATCGCAAGTGGATATAGAATGATATTTAATATACCATGTAGATGGGGATATTGCGCAAACTTGATAGAAGATAAAGATGGTAAAATATGTGGATATATTTATATAATGATAGAAGATGAATTAAACGCCTTGGACAAAGCTGAACAACATCTAGTAAAGTATATGAGAGACGTTATAAAAGTAGTTGATGAAAACGGAAAAGAATATTATGCATACGCTTATGTATCTCCAGATAAAGAAAATCCTAAAGAACCATCAAAAGAATATTTAAATCTAATTTTACAAGGACTTAATACCGATTGGGGAAATAGATGTATGAGTACTGGACTTTTATGA
- a CDS encoding NfeD family protein has product MVSHIVIPIIIIAIVIAALVLTGEYANPIVAIPSMAIVGFISYRIGYVIYKTRKRNLYTYVGKIGKAIEDIPLNGEGYVVIEGEMWKAIAEEPIVEGDRVIITGMEGLKLRVKKLTSDGKN; this is encoded by the coding sequence ATGGTAAGTCATATTGTTATTCCAATTATAATTATAGCTATTGTAATTGCCGCTTTAGTACTAACTGGGGAATACGCTAACCCTATAGTCGCAATACCATCAATGGCAATTGTTGGCTTTATCTCTTATAGAATAGGCTATGTTATATATAAAACAAGAAAAAGGAACCTTTACACTTATGTTGGGAAAATAGGAAAAGCTATAGAGGATATACCATTAAATGGAGAAGGATACGTTGTTATTGAAGGTGAAATGTGGAAAGCAATAGCTGAAGAACCTATTGTAGAGGGTGATAGAGTAATTATAACGGGAATGGAAGGTTTAAAATTAAGAGTTAAAAAGCTTACAAGTGATGGTAAAAATTAA
- a CDS encoding thermopsin family protease, with amino-acid sequence MKILAIFLIIFLAITPLITLSLSSSAFTVSYPMGMSFYSLFSTYFTTEVMGVINITSMNIGSSYLPNGQYLTTGNASLQLNAMIDGLYWAQDVILFHQISNNEFKATLVLNLWNLTGPFTIPVNGSVTTYQGLGVICYQGPSFIVTLPTSIVLFMIDNSTLYFGYNIDNKSGIFYKIPLSGEFEIGGLSIAGIPNDVEFVFGGPGGGSVVDMQVEGTMNIYFMQSGKLSLVPYAYSIGFDTAESVVGVRSLANLTNLWKPNTILSSGSDDAIVLWPVKPEISTLQRNSTVYVNISFNGKPLSNQKIVIEDLGLTGLVPISVNYTNDSGYVVFNNISSPLYVVYYPGNFTLSSDYIVSSPIINSILTHVKSIYDSMVSFLKSYNFKKSISSFFNNIHSATYSESTSVNYLILIYILGFSVGIVISALLIRFKL; translated from the coding sequence ATGAAAATTTTAGCGATATTCCTAATAATATTTCTTGCTATCACACCACTTATTACATTATCCCTTTCAAGCTCAGCATTTACTGTATCATATCCTATGGGAATGTCATTTTATTCTCTATTTTCAACTTATTTTACAACTGAGGTAATGGGAGTTATTAATATAACATCAATGAATATAGGCTCTTCCTATTTGCCTAACGGTCAATATTTAACTACGGGAAATGCGTCATTACAATTAAATGCAATGATTGATGGCTTATATTGGGCTCAGGATGTTATTTTATTTCATCAGATATCTAACAACGAATTTAAAGCTACTTTAGTTTTAAATCTTTGGAATTTAACTGGTCCTTTTACAATTCCCGTTAACGGTAGCGTTACCACATATCAAGGCCTAGGCGTTATTTGTTATCAAGGCCCCAGCTTTATTGTTACACTACCTACTTCAATTGTCTTATTTATGATTGATAATTCTACCTTGTATTTTGGTTACAACATCGATAACAAATCTGGAATATTTTACAAAATACCATTAAGTGGGGAGTTTGAGATAGGTGGTTTATCTATTGCCGGAATTCCAAATGATGTAGAGTTCGTATTTGGTGGACCAGGAGGTGGTAGTGTAGTAGATATGCAAGTAGAGGGTACAATGAATATCTATTTTATGCAGAGTGGGAAATTATCTCTAGTACCATATGCTTACTCAATTGGTTTTGATACTGCTGAATCAGTGGTAGGTGTAAGATCTTTAGCAAACCTTACAAATCTTTGGAAGCCGAATACTATATTATCTTCTGGTTCAGATGATGCAATAGTTTTATGGCCAGTAAAACCTGAGATTTCTACTCTTCAAAGGAATAGTACAGTATATGTAAACATAAGTTTCAACGGTAAACCACTTTCAAACCAAAAAATTGTAATCGAAGATTTAGGCCTTACGGGTTTAGTTCCTATAAGCGTAAACTATACTAATGATTCTGGCTATGTGGTTTTCAATAATATTTCCTCACCACTATATGTCGTTTATTATCCTGGTAATTTTACTTTGTCTTCAGACTATATAGTTTCTTCACCTATTATTAACTCTATTTTAACTCATGTAAAGAGTATTTATGATAGTATGGTTAGTTTTCTAAAAAGTTATAATTTTAAGAAGTCAATATCGTCATTCTTTAACAACATTCACAGTGCGACATATAGTGAATCCACAAGTGTAAATTATCTAATTTTAATCTATATTCTTGGATTCAGTGTCGGGATTGTAATTTCAGCTTTGTTGATAAGATTTAAACTCTAA
- a CDS encoding slipin family protein produces the protein MISVGEILGLVFLVIIILIFLAMSFRIVTEWQRAVVLRLGRVLGVKGPGIIFLIPFVDRPLLVDLRIVTVEVPPQTIVTKDNVTVTIDAVVYYKVVDPLKAVISVSNYPAAVLNYAQTSLRDIVGQMELDEILTKREEINRRLQEILDTVTEGWGIKVTQVTVRDIRLSPELLSAMAEQAKAERLRRAKIILSEGERQAANILAEASLSYQNNPVALQLRFLEMLSDISQRGNMVIVVPAGQEFYATLSTLKNVITSTKQ, from the coding sequence ATGATATCAGTTGGAGAAATATTAGGATTAGTATTTCTGGTTATTATAATCCTTATCTTTTTAGCAATGTCTTTTAGGATAGTGACTGAATGGCAGAGAGCTGTTGTCTTAAGGCTTGGTAGGGTTCTAGGCGTAAAAGGTCCTGGGATAATATTTCTTATACCTTTCGTTGATAGACCTTTATTAGTTGATTTAAGAATAGTTACTGTTGAAGTTCCACCACAGACTATAGTAACAAAAGATAATGTTACAGTTACTATAGATGCCGTAGTATATTACAAAGTAGTTGATCCTTTAAAGGCTGTTATCAGCGTAAGTAACTATCCGGCTGCGGTTTTAAATTATGCTCAGACTTCTCTAAGAGATATTGTTGGTCAAATGGAGTTAGATGAAATATTAACAAAAAGAGAAGAGATAAATAGGCGTTTACAAGAGATTCTTGACACTGTTACTGAAGGTTGGGGAATAAAAGTTACTCAAGTTACGGTTAGAGATATTAGATTATCTCCAGAGCTTTTATCTGCAATGGCAGAGCAAGCTAAAGCTGAAAGATTAAGAAGAGCTAAAATTATATTAAGTGAAGGAGAGAGACAAGCAGCCAATATATTAGCTGAAGCTTCGCTATCTTATCAAAATAATCCAGTTGCACTTCAATTAAGGTTCTTAGAAATGTTAAGTGATATTTCTCAAAGGGGTAATATGGTAATAGTAGTTCCAGCTGGACAAGAATTTTATGCTACCCTCTCTACACTTAAAAATGTAATCACATCGACTAAACAATAA
- a CDS encoding thiamine-phosphate synthase family protein produces the protein MNEREEVLIKLKQAVDNFVSEDRAYLLIPEIRTNIGYAISDAKSVNDVAAIPGRLTVAFNRVIYCLPPAFGASDHVARVILTAMSFDKKKRSSINLKYYKDIVEKLPREDTFIFNREEEPEESRKAEGHTMNFMMKRAYEKLNKIPTYVVDLGGYGKEPTIFILEEDPLIVVKKALDLLRFLE, from the coding sequence ATGAATGAAAGGGAAGAGGTTTTAATAAAGTTAAAGCAGGCTGTTGATAATTTTGTTAGTGAAGATAGAGCGTATTTACTAATACCAGAAATAAGAACAAATATAGGCTATGCAATAAGTGATGCAAAAAGTGTTAATGACGTTGCGGCTATCCCTGGAAGACTAACTGTAGCTTTTAATAGAGTAATTTATTGTTTACCACCAGCCTTTGGTGCTTCTGATCATGTGGCAAGAGTTATACTCACTGCTATGAGTTTTGATAAGAAAAAAAGAAGTTCAATTAACTTAAAATATTATAAAGACATCGTGGAGAAACTTCCTAGAGAAGATACGTTTATATTTAATCGTGAGGAAGAGCCTGAAGAGAGTAGGAAAGCTGAGGGCCATACGATGAATTTTATGATGAAAAGGGCTTATGAGAAGTTAAATAAGATACCTACTTACGTTGTTGACTTAGGTGGTTATGGAAAGGAACCAACAATATTTATACTAGAGGAAGATCCTCTTATTGTAGTTAAAAAGGCTCTTGATCTACTCAGATTTCTCGAATAA
- a CDS encoding PadR family transcriptional regulator, whose amino-acid sequence MRKISLDRIKRGALKSLVISSLAEKPMYVYEIIKSIQSKTGGFYKPSPGSIYPVLRSLLNEGLIEAFEENGKKMYKLTNKGIEEFNRLKREREDFFSPNSPIKREIIDTLFEIGYIIYINREKVDNKKLQQISNILQNCKKDILELFEKSE is encoded by the coding sequence ATGAGAAAAATTTCACTTGATAGAATAAAACGAGGTGCACTTAAATCTTTAGTCATCTCCTCTCTCGCTGAAAAACCTATGTATGTTTATGAGATAATAAAAAGCATTCAATCTAAGACCGGGGGGTTTTATAAACCTAGCCCAGGATCCATATATCCAGTTTTAAGATCATTATTAAATGAAGGTCTCATAGAAGCATTTGAGGAAAATGGAAAGAAAATGTATAAATTAACTAACAAAGGAATAGAAGAATTCAACCGGTTAAAAAGAGAAAGAGAAGATTTCTTTTCACCCAATAGTCCTATTAAGAGAGAAATAATTGATACTCTATTTGAAATAGGTTACATAATATATATTAACAGAGAAAAAGTAGATAATAAAAAGCTACAACAAATTAGCAATATACTACAGAATTGTAAAAAAGATATTCTTGAATTATTCGAGAAATCTGAGTAG
- a CDS encoding NAD(P)/FAD-dependent oxidoreductase — translation MKKVVIVGAGNGGTVVANNLAKYDEVEVTVIEPSEYHYYQPGIVDVVMSFEKEDKIMRKVSEVLNPRAKLIQDRVIKVDIENRKVITQKGKEIEYEYLVLAPGVINKDIGLPHWHNLDGAIKLREQVNSFNGKKIVVGYFGIIKCPMAPFEFAFLLRQRFPKADITLINPVSQPPELQKPMAEKLGKRAKELNIEVIRGVKIKEVDKEKKMIYADDGQVFSYDLALIDTPIRVSDEFSNLTDQSGFIPVDKEKLNYKDYSDVFVVGDATNITLPPKTGAIAHFQAITVSSNIINDIRGYEKKTFDGKAMCAGYAGYNEGLFVYMDYKKSKAIGPSTLYNAAKRAFLNLYWYTLTGKIDFMLDLVSRYVSGGPTITTQ, via the coding sequence ATGAAAAAAGTAGTTATAGTGGGAGCTGGAAATGGGGGAACAGTTGTAGCTAATAACTTAGCTAAATATGATGAAGTAGAAGTAACAGTAATTGAGCCTTCAGAGTATCATTATTATCAACCTGGAATTGTAGATGTTGTTATGAGTTTTGAAAAAGAAGATAAGATAATGAGAAAAGTTAGTGAAGTATTAAATCCTAGGGCTAAACTAATCCAAGATAGAGTAATAAAAGTTGACATAGAAAATAGAAAAGTTATAACACAAAAAGGTAAAGAAATAGAATATGAATACTTGGTCCTTGCTCCAGGTGTTATAAACAAAGATATTGGGTTACCGCACTGGCATAATTTGGATGGGGCTATTAAACTGAGAGAACAAGTAAATTCTTTTAATGGAAAGAAAATAGTTGTTGGCTATTTCGGGATTATAAAATGTCCTATGGCACCTTTCGAATTTGCATTTTTATTAAGGCAGAGATTTCCTAAGGCTGATATAACGCTCATAAATCCAGTTTCTCAACCTCCAGAACTACAAAAACCAATGGCTGAAAAATTAGGTAAGAGAGCAAAAGAATTGAATATAGAAGTTATAAGGGGAGTAAAAATAAAGGAGGTAGACAAGGAGAAAAAGATGATATATGCTGATGATGGTCAAGTATTCTCTTATGATCTAGCGCTAATTGATACTCCAATTAGAGTTAGTGATGAATTTTCTAATCTAACTGACCAAAGTGGGTTTATTCCAGTTGATAAGGAAAAATTGAATTACAAAGATTATTCAGATGTATTCGTAGTTGGTGACGCTACAAATATTACCTTACCTCCAAAGACTGGAGCAATAGCTCATTTCCAAGCTATTACTGTTAGTAGTAATATTATTAATGACATAAGAGGTTATGAAAAGAAGACTTTTGATGGAAAAGCAATGTGTGCTGGATATGCTGGCTATAATGAAGGTTTGTTTGTTTACATGGATTATAAAAAGAGTAAAGCAATAGGACCTTCTACGTTATATAACGCTGCAAAACGTGCTTTCCTTAATCTTTATTGGTATACCTTAACTGGAAAGATCGATTTTATGTTAGATCTTGTTTCAAGATACGTCAGCGGTGGTCCGACAATCACCACTCAGTAG
- a CDS encoding DUF364 domain-containing protein: MILDEIIEELKFAVKGKKLINTCVGVTYTASLLNDGSLGIAHTVPDGSNSLAGELLGMNLEDVISLLKNNSIERGVLLSILNAVSEITNPQEGDPLDLLEGGKLCVFGYAPRIDTTKFSSIIVYDFLSTQERNQGKVVIKPFSTFRGEVCDSAVIFGSALVNGSIDFIVKSISTNNLVLEGISSVFAPKTLKNYGFNMIGKIVAIDKLKAFRIVCEGGDPSKLATYTRKIYAKLD, from the coding sequence ATGATTTTAGATGAGATTATCGAGGAATTAAAGTTTGCTGTTAAAGGGAAGAAACTTATTAACACGTGTGTGGGAGTAACATATACTGCATCGCTATTAAATGATGGAAGTTTAGGGATTGCACACACTGTACCAGACGGTTCTAATTCCTTAGCTGGCGAATTATTAGGAATGAACCTAGAGGATGTGATTAGTCTATTAAAAAATAATTCAATTGAAAGAGGTGTACTTCTCTCAATATTGAATGCAGTTAGTGAGATAACTAATCCTCAAGAGGGAGATCCCTTAGATCTTCTTGAAGGTGGAAAATTATGTGTTTTCGGTTACGCTCCTAGAATAGATACTACTAAATTCTCCTCTATAATAGTCTATGATTTTCTATCTACTCAAGAGAGAAACCAAGGGAAAGTAGTGATTAAACCTTTTTCAACTTTTCGTGGCGAAGTTTGTGATTCTGCTGTTATATTTGGTTCTGCATTGGTTAATGGTTCAATAGATTTCATAGTAAAATCTATTTCTACGAATAATTTAGTCCTAGAAGGAATATCTTCTGTTTTTGCTCCTAAAACTTTAAAGAATTATGGATTTAATATGATAGGAAAAATAGTAGCTATAGATAAACTAAAAGCATTTAGAATTGTATGTGAAGGCGGTGATCCTAGTAAGTTGGCTACATATACAAGAAAAATTTACGCTAAATTAGATTGA
- a CDS encoding DUF2175 domain-containing protein, with the protein MSRPQTKWTCGFCGKPIYWDELFTFLSNKAVVHYTCLRERATKTSKINPEVLKVVLDSLEDELNKIVIYKQRLNQVGDNEDIKKVLDQTEKDAEKNAAQLTRLVEKLSGVLS; encoded by the coding sequence ATGAGTAGACCACAAACTAAATGGACATGTGGATTTTGTGGAAAACCTATATATTGGGATGAATTATTTACATTTTTGTCAAACAAAGCAGTAGTGCATTATACATGCTTGAGAGAAAGAGCGACAAAAACAAGCAAAATAAATCCAGAAGTTTTAAAAGTAGTATTAGATTCGTTAGAAGATGAATTAAATAAGATTGTAATCTACAAACAGAGACTAAATCAAGTTGGAGACAATGAAGATATTAAGAAAGTTTTAGATCAAACAGAAAAAGACGCAGAAAAAAATGCAGCCCAACTTACTCGATTGGTAGAAAAGTTAAGTGGAGTACTATCTTAA
- the thyX gene encoding FAD-dependent thymidylate synthase, which produces MNVKLVSYTRDGEKVVAIASKMSRSRKGWDYHEKTMTDEEIEVWIRDAILHGYWSVLEHSIYTFSIEGISRVASHQLVRHRVASYTQMSHRFAKPIDEYYKPITPPSIEKRAKEIIEKAYQEAYENYFKLLQDGVPEEDARYVLPNGVNTNIVVTMNARELYNFFALRLCSRAQWEIRAIAWKMLEEVKKVHPRLFRYVGPNCIIHENFIRNEPITLDEVLQKDNIEFISQRCIEGVMRDGILKCIRNSKHVLEYLK; this is translated from the coding sequence ATGAATGTTAAACTTGTTTCTTATACTCGTGATGGAGAAAAAGTTGTAGCAATAGCTTCTAAGATGAGTAGAAGTAGAAAGGGTTGGGATTATCACGAAAAAACAATGACTGATGAAGAAATTGAGGTTTGGATCAGAGATGCAATTCTGCACGGGTACTGGAGTGTTCTTGAGCATAGTATTTACACTTTTTCTATAGAGGGAATTAGCAGGGTAGCATCTCACCAGTTAGTTAGACATAGGGTAGCATCTTACACTCAAATGAGTCACAGATTTGCTAAGCCCATAGATGAGTACTACAAGCCGATAACCCCGCCGTCAATAGAAAAGAGAGCTAAAGAAATTATAGAAAAAGCATATCAAGAAGCCTATGAAAACTATTTCAAACTCCTTCAAGATGGTGTACCAGAAGAGGATGCTAGATATGTTTTACCTAATGGTGTAAATACTAACATAGTCGTCACTATGAATGCTAGAGAACTCTATAATTTCTTTGCACTTAGACTCTGCAGTAGAGCCCAGTGGGAAATTAGAGCTATTGCATGGAAGATGTTGGAAGAAGTAAAAAAAGTTCACCCTAGACTCTTCCGTTATGTAGGTCCTAATTGTATAATTCATGAAAACTTCATTAGAAACGAACCTATTACTTTAGATGAAGTTCTCCAAAAGGACAATATAGAGTTTATATCTCAACGTTGTATTGAAGGAGTTATGAGGGATGGAATTTTAAAATGTATAAGAAATTCTAAACATGTTTTGGAATATTTAAAGTAA